The following coding sequences lie in one Anguilla anguilla isolate fAngAng1 chromosome 14, fAngAng1.pri, whole genome shotgun sequence genomic window:
- the LOC118212345 gene encoding LIM/homeobox protein Lhx2-like produces MHLMEAASLGSRSEESACNFCPSLARMLFHGLPGGEVRVFIDGMDWRGKSESTAISSTINMGENDTNASTYSGDGAFLCAGCEGKISDRYYLLAVDKQWHMRCLKCCECKLSLASELSCFSKDSNIFCKEDYYRRFSVQRCARCHLGISASEMVMRARDLVYHLNCFICTTCNKMLTTGDHFGMKDGFVYCRLHFQTLIEEGYHSYFNHEDVAPCNGGAFGSLGLSYYNGGSTIQKARPRKRKNTGTGSDPAAYNAALPCSETDGDVADRDSSLCSSSHKSKRMRTSFKHHQLRTMKSYFAINHNPDAKDLKQLSQKTGLTKRVLQVWFQNARAKFRRNLLRQESTGTDKASDGSTLPGGSPSGPASETSNASMSPCSTPPAALMDLSTPPLSRLTPTPGGPHRSDSRSPSHPSLTCLF; encoded by the exons ATGCATCTTATGGAAGCTGCGTCTTTGGGTTCCCGATCTGAAGAAAGCGCGTGCAATTTCTGCCCTTCCCTTGCAAGAATGCTTTTCCACGGCCTCCCTGGAGGCGAAGTGCGGGTATTCATTGACGGAATGGACTGGAGAGGAAAGAGTGAATCAACTGCAATCAGTTCTACTATAAACATGGGGGAAAACGACACG AACGCCTCCACTTACAGCGGTGACGGCGCCTTTCTGTGCGCGGGCTGTGAAGGAAAGATCTCAGACCGTTACTACCTGCTCGCGGTGGACAAACAGTGGCACATGCGCTGTCTGAAGTGCTGTGAATGCAAGCTTAGCCTGGCGTCCGAGCTCAGCTGCTTCAGTAAGGACAGCAACATTTTTTGCAAAGAAGACTATTATAG GCGTTTCTCTGTTCAGCGGTGCGCCAGGTGCCACCTTGGCATTTCGGCGTCGGAGATGGTGATGCGCGCGAGGGATTTGGTGTATCACTTGAACTGCTTCATCTGCACGACCTGCAACAAAATGCTGACCACGGGAGATCATTTCGGGATGAAGGACGGTTTCGTCTACTGTCGGCTTCATTTTCAGACGCTCATAGAGGAGGGATACCACTCGTATTTCAATCATGAGGATGTAGCGCCATGCAACGGAGGGGCATTCGGGTCGCTAGGACTGAGCTACTACAACGGCGGGAGTACCATACAAAAGGCGAGGccgaggaaaagaaaaaacaccggAACAGGATCAGACCCGGCAGCTTACAACGCAG cactCCCCTGCAGCGAGACTGACGGAGACGTGGCAGACAGAGACTCCTCACTCTGCAGCTCCTCCCACAAGTCCAAGCGCATGAGGACCTCCTTCAAGCACCACCAGCTGCGCACCATGAAGTCCTACTTTGCCATCAACCACAACCCCGACGCGAAGGACCTGAAACAGCTGTCCCAGAAAACAGGCCTGACTAAACGAGTGCTGCAA GTTTGGTTTCAGAATGCCCGGGCCAAATTTCGGCGGAACCTCCTGCGCCAGGAGAGCACGGGGACCGACAAGGCGTCGGACGGCTCCACGCTGCCGGGGGGGTCACCCTCCGGCCCCGCTTCTGAGACCTCCAACGCCTCCATGAGCCCCTGCAGCACCCCCCCAGCCGCCCTCATGGACCTGTCCACCCCACCTCTGTCCAGGCTCACCCCCACGCCGGGGGGGCCGCACCGGAGTGATTCCAGGAGCCCCTCGCACCCCAGCCTGACCTGCCTCTTCTGA